A window of Aricia agestis chromosome 3, ilAriAges1.1, whole genome shotgun sequence contains these coding sequences:
- the LOC121725452 gene encoding alpha-2-macroglobulin receptor-associated protein isoform X1: MYRYILCVFLLFSVVCVNGENKYSRSANEKKTTTNEVVNFRTLQKPFRMNKLNLLWTKAQQRLTEPKLKSLYSDLMLHDKEEILYKRVKSEGGDKEGLKEAELRRKLSNLINVYGLSEHFEDNTLGRQKENEAYNSANEDYINKSLFKDKKLNMLWAKAEASGFTSEELSALREEFTHHQEKIDQYYDLLANVDTKDKEEYKNAINEDEVEKFNEINYNYEKDNGENLSKDFLDKANLVREKHRSLRDGYDRLQRIAAKGPNNKEFIEPKVQGLWKLAAAANFTTDELASIKVELHHYESRLLKLRTLHADHVSNVDKHHTKVAAAGDKMDHFAEQQQMIKKHARKVEKMHADLEGRILARHTEL; the protein is encoded by the exons atgtatcgttatattttatgtgtttttttactattctcTGTTGTATGTGTTAACGGGGAAAATAAATATTCACGCTCAGCAAACGAAAAAAAGACTACCACTAATGAGGTTGTAAACTTTAGGACATTACAAAAACCATTTAGGATGAACAAGCTCAATTTATTGTGGACTAAAGCGCAACAG CGACTAACAGAGCCAAAGTTAAAGTCTCTATATAGCGATCTGATGCTGCATGATAAGGAGGAGATCCTGTATAAGAGAGTAAAGAGTGAGGGCGGAGACAAAGAGGGTTTGAAAGAAGCTGAACTTAGACGGAAACTATCTAATCTCATAAATGTGTACGGCCTTAGTGAACATTTTGAAGATAACACTCTGGGCAGACAAAAGGAAAATGAG GCCTACAACTCTGCAAATGAGGATTACATTAACAAGAGCTTGTTCAAAGACAAAAAGTTAAATATGCTTTGGGCTAAGGCTGAAGCATCAGGGTTTACTAGTGAGGAGCTCTCCGCATTAAGGGAAGAGTTTACCCATCACCAGGAGAAAATTGATCAATATTATGACCTACTGGCCAATGTAGACACCAAAGATAAGGAGGAATATAAAA ATGCTATAAATGAAGATGAGGTTGAGAAATTCAatgaaataaattacaattacgAAAAGGACAATGGTGAGAATCTGAGTAAGGATTTTCTAGACAAAGCAAACCTCGTGAGGGAAAAACACAGAAGTTTGAGAGACGGGTATGACAGACTCCAGAGAATTGCTGCTAAAG gtcCAAACAACAAGGAGTTCATTGAACCGAAAGTACAGGGCCTGTGGAAGCTGGCAGCAGCAGCTAACTTCACCACTGATGAACTGGCTTCAATCAAG GTGGAGCTGCACCACTACGAGAGCCGGCTACTCAAGCTGCGCACACTGCACGCCGATCACGTAAGCAATGTAGACAAACATCACACTAAG GTTGCCGCCGCTGGTGACAAGATGGACCACTTCGCAGAGCAGCAACAGATGATCAAGAAACACGCGCGGAAAGTGGAGAAGATGCACGCTGACCTCGAGGGCAGGATACTGGCGCGCCACACGGAGCTGTAG
- the LOC121725452 gene encoding alpha-2-macroglobulin receptor-associated protein isoform X2 — protein MYRYILCVFLLFSVVCVNGENKYSRSANEKKTTTNEVVNFRTLQKPFRMNKLNLLWTKAQQRLTEPKLKSLYSDLMLHDKEEILYKRVKSEGGDKEGLKEAELRRKLSNLINVYGLSEHFEDNTLGRQKENEAYNSANEDYINKSLFKDKKLNMLWAKAEASGFTSEELSALREEFTHHQEKIDQYYDLLANVDTKDKEEYKNAINEDEVEKFNEINYNYEKDNGENLSKDFLDKANLVREKHRSLRDGYDRLQRIAAKGPNNKEFIEPKVQGLWKLAAAANFTTDELASIKVELHHYESRLLKLRTLHADHVAAAGDKMDHFAEQQQMIKKHARKVEKMHADLEGRILARHTEL, from the exons atgtatcgttatattttatgtgtttttttactattctcTGTTGTATGTGTTAACGGGGAAAATAAATATTCACGCTCAGCAAACGAAAAAAAGACTACCACTAATGAGGTTGTAAACTTTAGGACATTACAAAAACCATTTAGGATGAACAAGCTCAATTTATTGTGGACTAAAGCGCAACAG CGACTAACAGAGCCAAAGTTAAAGTCTCTATATAGCGATCTGATGCTGCATGATAAGGAGGAGATCCTGTATAAGAGAGTAAAGAGTGAGGGCGGAGACAAAGAGGGTTTGAAAGAAGCTGAACTTAGACGGAAACTATCTAATCTCATAAATGTGTACGGCCTTAGTGAACATTTTGAAGATAACACTCTGGGCAGACAAAAGGAAAATGAG GCCTACAACTCTGCAAATGAGGATTACATTAACAAGAGCTTGTTCAAAGACAAAAAGTTAAATATGCTTTGGGCTAAGGCTGAAGCATCAGGGTTTACTAGTGAGGAGCTCTCCGCATTAAGGGAAGAGTTTACCCATCACCAGGAGAAAATTGATCAATATTATGACCTACTGGCCAATGTAGACACCAAAGATAAGGAGGAATATAAAA ATGCTATAAATGAAGATGAGGTTGAGAAATTCAatgaaataaattacaattacgAAAAGGACAATGGTGAGAATCTGAGTAAGGATTTTCTAGACAAAGCAAACCTCGTGAGGGAAAAACACAGAAGTTTGAGAGACGGGTATGACAGACTCCAGAGAATTGCTGCTAAAG gtcCAAACAACAAGGAGTTCATTGAACCGAAAGTACAGGGCCTGTGGAAGCTGGCAGCAGCAGCTAACTTCACCACTGATGAACTGGCTTCAATCAAG GTGGAGCTGCACCACTACGAGAGCCGGCTACTCAAGCTGCGCACACTGCACGCCGATCAC GTTGCCGCCGCTGGTGACAAGATGGACCACTTCGCAGAGCAGCAACAGATGATCAAGAAACACGCGCGGAAAGTGGAGAAGATGCACGCTGACCTCGAGGGCAGGATACTGGCGCGCCACACGGAGCTGTAG